Proteins encoded in a region of the Vicia villosa cultivar HV-30 ecotype Madison, WI linkage group LG5, Vvil1.0, whole genome shotgun sequence genome:
- the LOC131607983 gene encoding uncharacterized protein LOC131607983, whose translation MELEIEEVELTSSRGSLRIPRNSSLDISNENLHYTSLKDIMCTPSRWSIYEGNVFDSNIAIRNELVKRAASVYLQSAALLATRNQNCIVAFWERVKGQASSWWRLVGGNTIRACLLPVFQFLNQIRRFHSLP comes from the coding sequence ATGGAACTAGAGATAGAAGAGGTTGAGCTAACTAGTTCACGTGGCTCACTAAGAATTCCAAGAAATTCTTCATTAGACATCAGCAATGAGAATCTACATTACACAAGTTTGAAGGACATTATGTGCACACCATCAAGGTGGTCAATATATGAAGGAAATGTTTTTGACTCAAACATTGCTATAAGGAACGAGTTGGTTAAACGTGCAGCTTCGGTTTATTTACAATCTGCAGCACTTTTGGCTACAAGAAACCAAAACTGCATTGTAGCTTTCTGGGAAAGGGTTAAGGGACAGGCTTCTTCATGGTGGAGACTTGTTGGTGGGAACACAATTAGGGCTTGTCTTTTGCCTGTTTTTCAGTTTCTTAATCAAATTAGGAGGTTTCATTCATTGCCATGA